CCAGTTCCTGCCCGTCCCCGAATTCCACCAGGCAACCGCCCTTGGATTTGAGGTGCGCCGGGGCCTCGTCCGCCAGTCGGCGGTAATAATCCAAACCGTCCGCCCCACCATCCAACGCGGTATGCGGATCGTGATCCCGCACCTCGGGCTGTAATCCGGGCAGGTCACCCGTGGGAATGTAAGGCGGGTTGGAGACGATCAAATCAAAACGCGTTTCCCTGGGCAGTTGCGCGAAACCGTCACTGGCGTAAAACTCGATCCGATCAGCCACGCCGTGGCGGGCGGCATTTTGTCGCGCCAACGCCAATGCCTCCGGCGAAATGTCCAACGCCATAATCCGGGCCAGCGGAAGCTTCACGGCCAGGTAAATCGCCAGGCACCCGCTACCGGTGCCAAAATCGAGAATACTGACGGCGGGATGAACTTGGGCTGGCGACTCGGCGGAGTCGCTGGGCCGGGTGGTGATGAATTCCAACGCGGCCTCCGCCAGCAACTCGGTTTCCGGTCGCGGGATCAACGCACGACGATCCACCGCCAGTTCCAGACCGCAGAAGACCACGGTGCCAAGCAAGTGTTGCAACGGTTCACGGTTACCCCGCCGCCGCAGTAACTCGCGCATCCGTTCCAATACCGGCTCGGCGAGCGGCTTGTCAAAGGTGAGATACAACTTCAGCCGGGGCATCCCCAGCACTTGGGCCAACAACAGCTCGCTTTGCAGGCGTGGCGAATCCACACCTTTCTTTTCCAGAAACGCGGTGCTCTTTTGAATGATTTCCAAAACCGTCACCCCGGCAGCATAAGCGGCGGCGGCAAACCCTTCAAGCCTGACGGTGGGCTAGATGAGATTGGAATTAATTGGCGCGCCCGGGCTCGCGGCTGCCTTTGCCGATGCGTTTGGTCAGCGAGTCGCCCAATTCCTCACGCGCCTGCTCCGCTTCGGCTTCGAGCTGCCGGGCAATCTCTGGATGCTTGGCGGCCAGGTCCGTGGTCTCGCTGATGTCCGCGACCAGATCGTACAGTTCCGCTTGCTCAAGCTTGCGCTGTTCGTACGGGGCCGGCTTGCCGTCGCGCCCGCCCGGTTTACCGCCCAAGGTGCGGTAGGTGTGCGGAAATTGCAGTTTCCAGCGGCCATCACCGGACGTCACCGCCTGAAGTTGGTTGACTTCATAGTAAAACCAGTATGAAGAATGCGGGTTCTTGGCGCCCGGTTGCCCGCTGATGATGGGCCAGACATCCAGGCCGTCAATTGGCTGTTTGGGCAACTCGGCGCCAATCCGCTTCGCGATGGTGGGCAACAGATCAATCGTCATCAGCATGTCCCGGGATTCTGTTCCGGCGGGGATTTTGCCGGGCCAGCGCATGATGCACGGTTCGCGCGTGCCGCCTTCCCAGTTGGACCCCTTGCCCTCGCGCAACGGATACGCGGAGCCGGCGTGGTTGCCATAACTCAGCCAGGGACCATTGTCCGAGGTAAAAATAACCCAGGTGTTCTCCTCCAACCCGTGGCGTTTAAGCGCCGCCACAATCTCGCCCACCGACCAGTCAATTTCCGCGATCACGTCGCCATACAAGCCGAGTTCGGTTTTACCCCGAAACTTGTCGCTGACGTGCAACGGCACATGCGGCATATTATGCGCCACGTAGAGCAGGAAGGGATGCACCTTGTTTTGTTCGATAAATTTCACCGCGTGTTCCGTGTACCAAGTGGTGAGTTGGTTTTGTTCCGCGTGCTGGACGTTGGTGATGACGATCTTATCCCCCTCATACATGGGCAGATCGGGATAACCGCGTTTGCGGGCGGGGGAGTTGGGCGGCAAATCCACCAGGCTCGGGTGCAGCGGCCACATGTCGTTGGAATACGGCAACCCGAAATATTCATCAAACCCGTGGCGCATCGGCAGGAATTGGGGGCGATCCCCCAAGTGCCATTTGCCGAACATCCCGGTGGCATACCCGCGCTGCTTCATCAACTGGGCGAGGGTCAGTTCCGAATCACTGATGCCGGTTTTCGAGCCCGGCCCGAGGGCTCCGTGAATGCCGATCCGGTTTGGATAACAGCCCGTCAACAACCCCGCGCGCGAGGCGGAACATACGGGTTGCGCAACATGGAAATTGCGGAAGATGCAGCCCTCGGATGCCAAGTGATCCAGGTGGGGTGTCTTAAAACCTTTGGCGCCGAAGACCCCCACGTCGGCATACCCTTGGTCATCCGTGAAAATGATGACCACGTTGGGCCGGGCAGGATCGGCGGCGGACGTGGCGGTGGGCACAAGAATCCAGACAGCGGCCATGAGGGTGACCACCGCCAAGCAAAGACATGATGCAGGCTTCATCAAGGCATTTAACACCCTAATGCGCAGTTTTTCAATGAAACTTTTGCTTCCAATACCCGCATTTTACACTTTGAACTTTGGCCCGGTAACTTTACAGTCTCCCCATGGCGCGCAAAGAGAAAGAAGCTCAGGAGTCGCCGCACGCGAGGGGATTTGCCGAAATCATCGGCATCTCGCTGATCGCTGCGGCCATGCTCCTCATGGTGGCCCAGTGGTCGTATGACCGCTGGGATGTGAGCGCCGTGCGCATTCCTCCCAATTCCCCGCCGCACAATTGGATCGGTTCGGCGGGCGCGTGGGTGGCCTTCGGATCGTTTCGGATGCTGGGCGCAGCGGCGTTCGTGATGCCCCTGTTGCTGTTATTTTTTGGCCTTGGGTATCTCTGGGATCACATGGCGTACCTGCGCCGTCGCTGGTGGTCATGGATCGCCGGATTGGTGCTTTTGGTCTGCTGTACGGGTTTGCTGGACCTGTACACGAATGAAAAGCTCCTGCAGAACATCATCAACAATGAACGAACCGCCTCGCCTGGCTTCCTCGAAAACCTGGCCTACAACCTGGCCGCGCCCAGTGCCGGGGGCATGGTGGGTAACATTCTCAACCACACCATCTTTGGGGTGTTCGGCAAGTTTGGCGCGACCGTCATCTTCCTGTTGCTCTATGTGATCAGCCTGTATTTCCTGACCAATTTCCAACTGGGCCATTGGGTGCGCGCGGCCATCAACCGTCCGGCTGACGCCGAAGAAGAGGAAACGTTTGAAGGCATGACCGAGGAAGAAAAAGCCCTGGCCCGCAAAGCCAAGTCACTGGAGAAACAGGCCCGGAAATTGCAAGATGAACTGGATAAATCCAAGGGGCAGAGGACCGCCGATAAAGCCGCCGCAAAAGAGTCTCGGGAAGCGCTGGCGGCCGGGCGGGCTGAAGATGGCAAACCGGGATTGGGTGCGGATTTGCAGCCGGTGCCGGAACCGATGATCCGCGACCTCAGCATCCCCCAGGCCAAGCCGCAACCAAAACAAGACCCCAAAGCCGCCAGCGAAGGCGCGCCGGAAAAACCGGGGGAAAACGTGGTGCCAGCGGCCAGCAGCGAGGACATTCTGGGCAAGGGTGCCGCCAATCTCAAGCGCGGCAAGAAAGAAGCCAAGGAAGAGCCGCAGATTACCATCGTCCCGGCCAAGTTGGAACCCGCCGCGCCCAAAGAAAGTCCCGTCGAGGAGGAAAATCCGTTTGCCGCCAAACCGGAACCGGAGGCGGAGGACAAGGAAAAAGACGCCGCCCTGGCCGCTGCCGCACCAGCCAATGAGGCGGCCTCTGCGGTGTCGCCATCCCTTCCAAACCGACCCAAACCGATTCCGAAAAAGCCCAAGAAAGTGGCCGTGGCCTCGACCCCAATGATTGGCGATTACCAGTTGCCAACCATGGAGTTCCTGCAACTGCCGGATACCACCCTCAAGCCCACGGAAACCAAGGAAGAGCTGATGGCCAGCGCCGTGTTGATGAAGAACACGCTGGCGCAGTTTGATATCGAAGTTTCCATCGGCGACATCACCAAGGGGCCCACCATCACCCGCTACGAACTGCATCCCGCCCCGGGGGTGAAGCTCGAAAAAATCGCCGCGCTGCAAAATAACATTTCCGCCGCGCTCAAGGCGGAGCGCATTCATGTGCTGGCACCCATTCCCGGCAAGAGCAGCGTGGGCGTGGAAGTGCCCAACCTCATCAAGACCAAGGTGATCATGCGCGATATCCTCGAGTCTGAGGAGTGGCAAAATTCCAAGGCGCGCATTCCGCTGGCGCTGGGCAAGGACGTCTATGGCCGCCCGATGATCGCGGACCTCGGGGATATGCCGCACTTGCTGATCGCCGGGGCCACGGGTTCCGGCAAATCAGTGTGCGTGAACTGCATTGTCGCCTCGCTGCTGTACCGCTTCCGTCCGGATGAATTACGCTTTGTGCTGATTGATCCCAAGGTGGTCGAGATGCAGCAATATAACTCGCTACCCCACTTGGTGGTACCGGTGGTTACCGATCCCAAGAAGGTCATCCTGGCCCTGCGCTGGGTGGTAAATGAGATGGAAAAGCGCTACAAGATTTTCGCCAAGGTCGGCGTGCGCAACATCAAGTCCTTCAACGAACGCCCGCGCAACAAGCCGCTCCCGCCACAGGAACCCGAACTGCCCCTCTTAGCGCGCAAGGAACGCATCGAGCCCAACTCGGATGGGTTCGCCGTCGAGGTAGATGAGGAAATTGTGGTGCCGCGCGAGGATGATATCGTCATCCCGGACAAGCTGAGTTACATCGTGGTGATCATTGACGAGTTGGCGGACCTGATGCTCGTGGCTCCGGCAGACGTGGAGATGGCCATCGCGCGCATCACGCAGATGGCGCGCGCGGCGGGCATCCATTGCATCGTGGCCACCCAGCGTCCCAGCGTGGATGTCATCACCGGCGTCATCAAGGCGAACATTCCCGCCCGCATCGCCTTCCAAGTGGCGTCGCGCGTGGATTCGCGCACCATTCTCGATGCGATGGGAGCGGACAAACTGCTGGGCAAAGGCGACATGCTTTACCTGCCGCCCGGCTCGGCCAAACTGATTCGCGCCCAAGGCGCGCTGATCACGGACCAGGAATTGACCGGCATCGTGGACTTCATCAGCAAGCAAGGCAAACCGAGCTACGAGATGGAAATCCATCAGCAATTGCAAAAACCGGTGAGCGCGCTGGATGCCGATGCGGAAGGTTCAAATGAAGATGAGGATCTGATCGAGCAATGCATCGAAGTCATTCGCAGCGAACAAAAAGCCAGCGTGTCGCTCCTCCAGCGCCGCCTCAAGCTCGGCTACGGGCGCGCCGCGCGCATCATGGATGAACTCGAACGCCGGGGCATCGTGGGCCCGAGCAAAGGCGCCGAACCACGCGACATCCTGATTGATTTGGATGGCGGCGGTGCGGATGGTGCGGGTGTGGACACCGGCTCGTCGGCGTAACGGTAACATTCAGTCAAGTCATACGCATGGACTCAAGGTCAACAACGCTCACCAAGGCCATCTTCCTTGATCGTGACGGCACGATCATCCAGGACTGCCATTATCTGAAGTCCCCGGAGCAGGTTGTACTGCTGCCGGGTGCGGCACGCGCATTGAAACGGTTGCAGGACGCCGGTTTCCGGCTCATCCTCGTCACCAACCAATCCGGCGTGGGCCGCGGCTACTTCACCATGGAAGACGTCGCCCATGTGCAAGCGCACCTGGAAGCCCTGCTGAAGGCGGAAGGTGTGTGCCTCACCGGCTGCTACGTCGCGCCGGAAGCGCCCGACCAGCCCAGCCGGGGACGGAAACCCTCCCCACAATTTCTCCTGGATGCGCGGGACACCTATCGCCTTGACCTGACGCAATGTTACATGATCGGGGACAAGCTGCTCGACCTCGAATGCGGTTGGAACGCCGGCGTGGGGCGCAGCATTCTCGTCCGCACCGGCTACGGCGCGGAACTGGAACGAAAACAGGCGGATCAACTGCGCGATGCCTGGGTGGTGGATGATCTGACGGCGGCCGCAGAGCGGATTGTGGCAAATGGATGATTGCCCCCTCAATCTGCAATCAATTCCCGGATGAAGCACTTTGAGTTTCCTAAAGTGATACTTTAGAAACTTCAAGACTTAATTGGTGATAGCGTTGCGGCAAAGGCTTATGTCGCACGTGTTTTTATCCGATTCTTCTACACCATTCGGAACGGCAATGTCCGGCCCACAAATTTATTGTACCTAATTCTTGACAGTAGCCGGCATTTTGGCGAAAAACTTTGGTCGTTACGCCCTGGTATGGTCCGGCTGCGGGCAATGGCTTGGTCCGTTGTTTTCAGACGGCTGTCCGGGTGTTTGTTGGGATGGAATTGTCGGTAAACCTTAACGATCAAATATAACATGGAAACATCAGTTGTTCGCAGACAAAGCACAGCCCCCGCCATGGCGCTTGTTCTGGCTTCAAGCTTATGCGGTGCCTTGGTCACTCACGCTTATGATTTACCCGCCGTGAATCTTGGCGTTACCAGCTTCCTGGATGGCGGCCCGCCGGCCGGGCCGGGTTTTTATTTTACCGAATACGGGCAGTATTACACCTCGCATCAACTCAATGATGCCCACGGGAAATCCATGGGGTTGCCGGGCGCCGACCTGGATGTCGGGGTCAGTCTGAGCCAGTTCATCTATCAATCGGATCAAAAAGTATTTTTGGACGGCAAATGGGGTATGGACGTGATTGTGCCGGTGGTCAGCGCCCACATCTCGTTTGACGCGCCCATCCCGTTGCGCGCCAATGGCACCGGCTTGGGTGACGTGGTGGTGGGTCCATTCATACAATGGGATCCCATTATGGGCAAGAATGGCCCGTTGTTTATGCATCGGATCGAGCTGCAATGCATCACGCCGACGGGCAAATATGATCGAAACTACGCGATCAATCCGGGCAGTGGTTATTTTTCGTTCAATCCGTATTGGTCGGGCACGCTGTTTGTCACGCCCAAGTTCACCGTCTCCACGCGGGTGCATTACCTGTGGAATGACAGCACCACGGATCCCAACATCCCCGGTGCCACCAAGCTTCAAGCCGGGCAGGCGGTTCATTTGAACTTTGCCATGGATTATGAACTCATCGAGAAGCATCTGCGGGCGGGAGCAAACCTGTACTATTTAAAGCAGTTCACGGATAGCCATGTGTATGGCGTCAACACCGCGGATCGCCGGGAGCGGGTGTTAGGCGTGGGTCCGGGAGCGATTTATAGCTTTAACCAGAACAACCATCTCTTTCTCAACGCGTATTTTGAACCAGTGGCCGATAACCGCCCTGAAGGAATGCGTTTTGTGTTGCGTTACGTCCATCATTTCTAAGCCGAATAGGGACTCGTTGCGAAAGAACGCCAAAACCTAGTACAATTCAAAACCCCGTGGAAACACTCCATTTCCACGGGGTTTCGTTTTCGACCTTTGTGTTTAAAAAAACGGTCAGCCCGTTATTTTTTTCCGGTAAACCAGGGTTTCGCGGTTGGATCTGACGAGCAGAAGTTTAACAGCAGTTTGGCCACTTTGTCCCGGCCGGAGTTGCTGGGGTGGGTGCCGTCATTTCCGCAGTCCTCGCGCAGCCAGACCAAGCCATCGCTCTTGCGTGGGGTCACGCCATCCGTCCAAAGGTACGGGCCCCAAAGCAGCAACGGCACTTTGACCGCGCCTTTGGTTGGATTATAGTTCAGGGCGGCATCCTTCTTGATCTGGCTTTGGATGAGGTTGCGCATCGCAAAGGCCCCTTCATAAGCGTATGGCTCGGGGTTCAGCCCGGTGGCGGCATTGCCCGCATAAATCCGGCTGGACAGGTAGGCAATACGGAGATTGGGATACCGCTTTTTGGCCAGTTCCAGCGACCCGGCGACCTGCCCCTGTAACTCCTCGACGTGTTTGGGAAATTCCCCGTATCGGGCAGGGGCGATCCGAGCCTGTTTGAGCCACACCACCTGCACTTGGTTAGGCGTGACGCCCGCCGCTTTCATCCGCTGTTCCGCTACGGTCCAAGCGTTGGCATCGTCATGATTCCATCGCTCGGCATCCTGGCCGCCTTGCGCGCCATCTACCACTACCAGCAAGGGGGATTTCGCCGGATCTGCGTCTGCCATTTGCTTGAACCGGGAATATTCCATCGTCGTATTGGACATGCCCATGGAGAGCAGGACTATTTTGCCTTCGGGCGAGGGCTTGCCCTCGGCATCCAAAGGGACGATTTTTTGCACTTCAGCCATGGCCGCCTGCAAATGCAGGGCGGGTGGCTGGTTTTTGCCACCCCCATACAACCCGCCATCCTGATCTTTGTATTTCTCTTGGGCGGACATCTGGTCCAGCGGAATCAGGCCGGTGGATTCGCGTGGTGGCGGTGCGGCGGGAGCGCTCTTGCCTTGGCCCTGTCCTTGCCTGCCCTGCCCATACTTTTCGCGCATCTGCTTGAGGTAGGCTTGTTCCTCTTCGGTCAGGGTTTGGCCGCCGTTTTGTTTCTGCATCAATTCGCGCGCGCGCTGCATCTCGGCAGGCGTGGGCATGGCGTTCGGACGCTGTTCGCCCGGCTGGTTCGGATCCCGCTTTGCCCGCTCTGCCTTGGCGCGGTCCAGATAATTCTGATCTGCGTCGGAAAGTTTCTCGCCTTGTTGCGATTTTTGGTAAAGGTCTCGGGCGCGATTCCAGTCAATGGCCTCCTGGTTGTCAGCCCCCCGCAGGTTTGAATTAAGGCTGAGGCAGACGAATGCCATGGTGCTGGCGCTTAGCAGATACCGGCCAAGCCGAAACGCGATTTGATTGGTCATGGTTCAATTTGAGACGCTTATCGCCGGCGGTTGGTTACAAGGTTTAAGTCGCGAGGTTGAAGTGGGTCAATCATTCATCATTTCCCGCAACGCCTGGCCGGTGTGACTGGCCGCGCAACCCATCACCGTTTCTGGCGTGCCGCAGGCGACCAGTCGGCCTCCTTCATCACCCGCTTCCGGCCCCAGGTCAATCAACCAATCCGCAGATTTCATGACTTCCAGGTGATGCTCGATGACCACGAGCGAGTGACCGCCATCCACCAGCTTTTGGAACACCTGCAGCAACACCCGCACATCCTCAAAATGCAGACCGGTGGTCGGTTCATCGAAGAGGAACAGGGTGGGTTTGGCTGCCCGCGTTTCCGCGCGGGCGAACTCCGCCAGATAACTGACCAGTTTGAGCCGCTGGCTTTCTCCGCCCGACAGCGTGTTGATGGGCTGGCCCAAGCGCAGATAACCCAATCCCACTTCGCGCAAATACTCCAACGCCGTCAGGGCGCGCCGGGCAGGTTTGGATTCCGCAAAGCCACTCAGGAAGACCACCGTTTCATCCACCGTTGCCTCCAGTAAATCACCGATGCTCCAGGTTTTACCGCCGGGCGCGGGAATTTTTACGTCCAACACATGCGGCCGGTACCGCCGCCCCTGGCAATCCGGACAGCGGATGAACACATCGCTCAGAAACTGCATTTCGATTTTCTCGAAACCCGCGCCACGGCAGCGCGCGCATTGTCCTTGTTCCGAGTTGAAGCTGAATGCGCTGGCTCCCATGCCGCGTTGACGGGCGGCGTCCGTTTGTGCAAACAACTCGCGCAAATCATCAAAGGCGCCGATGTACACGGCTGGATTCGAGCGCGGCGTGCGGCCCAACGGCGATTGGTCCACCAACACGGCGCGGCCCAAATGTTCACCGCCGGAAATCCGGGCCAGCCCGGCGGCTTCACCACCCTCTTGGGTATCCTCCTGCGATTCCTCGCCGCCGGGCGCGGGCGATGCCACCGCCCCCGCGTCTTCCGGTCGTAACATGTCCAGCAAGCGTGGCAAAAGCACTTCGCGGACCAATGTGGTTTTGCCCGAACCACTGACCCCCGTGATGACCACGAATCGGCTTAAGGGAATATCCACCGCCAGATCCCGCAAGTTGTGGCACGTGGCCCGCTGAATGGACAAGTGCGGGGTGGCGGCATCCACCGGACGCCGTGTCGGTACCGGGATTTGCTTTTTCCCCGCCAGGTATTGTCCGGTCAGCGAACGGTTGGACTTCAGAATGGCCGCGTAAGTTCCCTGAAAAACCACTTCACCGCCGCTTTCTCCGTGCCCCGGTCCCAGATCCACAATCTGGTCTGCCGCGCGCATGACGCTGGCTTCATGCTCGACCACCACCACGGTGTTACCCGTATCGCGCAACCGTTCGAGCAAACGCACCAAGCGCCCCGTATCGCGCGGGTGCAACCCCACGCTGGGTTCATCCAGCACAAACAGGGTGTTCACCAAGCGCGTGCCGAGACAGGTGGTCAGGTTCACCCGCTCGGTTTCCCCACCGGACAGAGTACGGGTGGGCCGGTCCAGGGTAAGGTAGCCCAGCCCCACATCCACCAGATAGCCAATCCGGGCACGAACTTCCTCCAGCACCAATTGCAACGGGTCGCGCTTTTCCAATGGATGCCGGGCGATCAACTGTTCCATCACCTGCAACGCGTCTCGCAATGGCAGACGATAAAAATCCGAAAGCGTAAGGCCCGCCTCAGTCCCCTTCGCAACCAACCCGTTATCCCGGCCGTTACCCGGCATAATCATGGGCAGCCGGTACCAGAGCGCCTCGGGTTTAAGACGCGCGCCCCGGCATTCCGGGCACGTGGTATAAACCCGGTAACGGGAGAGCAGCACTCGCACATGCATCTTATAGGTTTTGGATTCCAGCCAGCGAAAGTAGCCCTTCACCCCATACCAGGCGTTGGGCCACTCATGGTCGCGATCTTTTCCATAACCGGGATCGCCACTAATTACCCAATCCTGCCAGTGCGGCTCCAAGTCACAAAACGGCACATTCACGGGCGCGCCTCGTTTGCGGCAAAAATCCATCAAATCCTCCTGACACTCCGCACTCATGCCGCTTTGCCATGGCTTGATGACTCCGCCCGCCAGTGTCTTGGTGCGATCCGGGATTGCCAAATTATAATCCACCGTGATCAGGCGTCCAAAACCTTTGCAGGCCGGACAAGCGCCAAGGGGATGATTAAAGCTGAACAGCGCCGGAGAAGGATCGCGATACTCAATATCACAGGCCGCACAGTGCAAATGCCGCGAGAACGACCACCCGCGCGCCGTTTCCACCATGTCCGCAGCCGCACCAGCAGATGCCAGAATATGTACCGTCAGCTTGCCTTTGCCAAAATGATACGCCTGTTCGCACGCCTCAACCAACCGCGCGCGATTACCGGCCGACAACCGCAGACGATCCTGAATAACCGTCAAAACCCCAGGCTTCTGCCCGGCCAGATGGGTGGCGGCCTCCTCCAGCCGGATGGTCCGCCCCGCGTGCAACAAACGCTGATACCCCTGCTTACTGATTAGCGCCAGCGAATCCTCCAAAGACAACTTTTCCGCGAGCGGCAGGGTAAAGGTAATCAGCGCTTCCTGGCCCAGCGCGCTGGCCGAAACGGTTTTCCAGATTTGTTGAGGAGCTTCTTTGCGCACGAGTTCTCCGCATTGATGGCAGTGCAACCGGGCCACCTGCGGCCAGAGTAATTTAAGGTAATCGCAAATCTCGGTCATGGTGCCAACCGTCGAGCGCGTGGTGCGCACCGTGTTGCGTTGCGCGATGGCAATGGCGGGGGGGATGCCCTCGATGCTATCCACCGCCGGCTTATCCATTCGGTCAAAAAACTGGCGCGCATAGGGCGAAAACGTCTCGATGTAACGGCGCTGCCCCTCGGCAAACAGCGTATCAAAGGCAAGCGAACTCTTGCCCGATCCGCTCAGGCCGGTCACCACAATGAGCCGGCCCGTCGGCAGATCGAGATCGAAATGCTTGAGATTATTTTGCCGGACGCCACGCAGTCGGATGACGGCTCCAGCAGATGTCTTCGCCATGGGATGGAATGTATGGCCTGTCGCTCCCTTGTCAAACTTTCAGGGATTGAGAGTTCCCCGCCGTCGTGCCAGTTGTGCTTCATACAAATTCTTCGGCTGAAGCTGAGCCGGCTGGATGTTCTCGTGCCACTTCCCGGCTTTATCGGTGACTGAAGGCTGGTCCGATTGCACGCCCACCAGGTTCATCGAAGGCGGGCCAAACACACTCGGCGGATAGACCAGCGCTTTTTTTGCCCGCAGGTTCCAGAAGGTCTCACGAGCCCCGGAGTGTTTGCCCAAATCGGCCCCGCCACCGCACATCCAAGGGCGGGTTCCCGCCCCCACGTCAATATCCGTAAACAGATTCTCGTAGGGCGCGCGTTTGTGATGATCAAAACAAAGGTCCACCCCTTGGCCGCAGGAACACACATTGCCGGCACCATGACTGACACTGATATCATGGATGAATTTCTGGCGGTAATCAAAATGGGTGAACAGATTGTCCCCGTCGCCCAAATAAATACCGTGATGCCCCACGTAACCAGCGCGATCCGCCTTGCGATGGGATTCATAGACCACGCCATCCACCGTGTTAAATCGGCCACTGATGAACAGGCCGCTATCCGCGTTGACAATCCGGATGTTCCGCACCCAACAGTTGATGACGCCGCCCAGAGAGATGGGATTATACCCCAGTTCGGTGAAATGCCCCAGATAATCCGTTACCGGAAACTCAAAACATAGATTCTCAATGCCACACTCGGAAACGGTAGGGATGAAACTGAGCACTTCCGGTTTCCAGATGGCCTTCAGATCCGCCCGCAGCGGTCGTTCCAATTGCAGCGCGCCACCCTTGATTCCTTTGATCCGCGTCACCAGCGCCGCCCGCGTGTTCCCCTTGATTTTGCTGAGATTGCCGGGATCGTTGGAATACAGGTGGGTGGCCAGGGAATTGTCCGGCGTATCCCGCTCGGCGATCATCACCCATTGGCCATTCGTGAACCCTGCCGTGCTGGAAACCTGAATCAGTGTGTCGCCCCGCCTGGCTTCGGCGGTGACGGTCGCCAGCATTTTGCTGCGCGGATCGCCCCGCAAGGACAGAAAACCGCCGGACCACGAGTAGTTTGAAGTCGGACGCCCTCCAGTGTTCATCCCCATGTTGGGTTTGATTTTCTCCAGCGGGATGGGACAAAACAGTACCGTATTTTTTGGGTCCGCCCCCCGCAGTACCAGGTTGGGCTTCCGGATCTCGATGATCTGCGTGATTTTGTAGCGGCCAGCGGGAATTTCAATCGCCCCGCTTTCCACCTTCGCAATGGCATTCAAAAAGGCCTGCGTGTCATCCTGAATTCCGTCGCCTTTGGCGCCGAAGCTTTTTATGCTGACGCCTGGCGGGATGGTTGGGATCGGCGCTTCGCCGCAATGGTATCCGGCATACGAGAAATCCGGCAATCGGCTGGTCGGCGACCACTTTTCACCCTTGTCACCCCAAAGTTCAGAAACGGCGGCAGGCGCGCTGACGCCTGGCAGGAGCAAAGCGCAAACCAGAGCCGCGTGCCAGTTTCGGATTATCATCAGCTTGTTACCAGTGTGCCAACCTTCTCGCCCGCCACCACCCGCTTGAGGTTGCCGGACTTGAAGAGATCAAAGACAATGATGGGCATGTGATTATCCATGCAGAGGGAAAAGGCCGTGGAATCCATCACCTTCAATTGCCGTTGCAAGGCATCCAGATAGGTGATGTGCTCGAACCGCTTGGCGGTGGGATTTTTCTTCGGGTCACTGTCATAG
This Verrucomicrobiota bacterium DNA region includes the following protein-coding sequences:
- the uvrA gene encoding excinuclease ABC subunit UvrA — encoded protein: MAKTSAGAVIRLRGVRQNNLKHFDLDLPTGRLIVVTGLSGSGKSSLAFDTLFAEGQRRYIETFSPYARQFFDRMDKPAVDSIEGIPPAIAIAQRNTVRTTRSTVGTMTEICDYLKLLWPQVARLHCHQCGELVRKEAPQQIWKTVSASALGQEALITFTLPLAEKLSLEDSLALISKQGYQRLLHAGRTIRLEEAATHLAGQKPGVLTVIQDRLRLSAGNRARLVEACEQAYHFGKGKLTVHILASAGAAADMVETARGWSFSRHLHCAACDIEYRDPSPALFSFNHPLGACPACKGFGRLITVDYNLAIPDRTKTLAGGVIKPWQSGMSAECQEDLMDFCRKRGAPVNVPFCDLEPHWQDWVISGDPGYGKDRDHEWPNAWYGVKGYFRWLESKTYKMHVRVLLSRYRVYTTCPECRGARLKPEALWYRLPMIMPGNGRDNGLVAKGTEAGLTLSDFYRLPLRDALQVMEQLIARHPLEKRDPLQLVLEEVRARIGYLVDVGLGYLTLDRPTRTLSGGETERVNLTTCLGTRLVNTLFVLDEPSVGLHPRDTGRLVRLLERLRDTGNTVVVVEHEASVMRAADQIVDLGPGHGESGGEVVFQGTYAAILKSNRSLTGQYLAGKKQIPVPTRRPVDAATPHLSIQRATCHNLRDLAVDIPLSRFVVITGVSGSGKTTLVREVLLPRLLDMLRPEDAGAVASPAPGGEESQEDTQEGGEAAGLARISGGEHLGRAVLVDQSPLGRTPRSNPAVYIGAFDDLRELFAQTDAARQRGMGASAFSFNSEQGQCARCRGAGFEKIEMQFLSDVFIRCPDCQGRRYRPHVLDVKIPAPGGKTWSIGDLLEATVDETVVFLSGFAESKPARRALTALEYLREVGLGYLRLGQPINTLSGGESQRLKLVSYLAEFARAETRAAKPTLFLFDEPTTGLHFEDVRVLLQVFQKLVDGGHSLVVIEHHLEVMKSADWLIDLGPEAGDEGGRLVACGTPETVMGCAASHTGQALREMMND
- a CDS encoding glycosyl hydrolase family 28-related protein, whose amino-acid sequence is MIIRNWHAALVCALLLPGVSAPAAVSELWGDKGEKWSPTSRLPDFSYAGYHCGEAPIPTIPPGVSIKSFGAKGDGIQDDTQAFLNAIAKVESGAIEIPAGRYKITQIIEIRKPNLVLRGADPKNTVLFCPIPLEKIKPNMGMNTGGRPTSNYSWSGGFLSLRGDPRSKMLATVTAEARRGDTLIQVSSTAGFTNGQWVMIAERDTPDNSLATHLYSNDPGNLSKIKGNTRAALVTRIKGIKGGALQLERPLRADLKAIWKPEVLSFIPTVSECGIENLCFEFPVTDYLGHFTELGYNPISLGGVINCWVRNIRIVNADSGLFISGRFNTVDGVVYESHRKADRAGYVGHHGIYLGDGDNLFTHFDYRQKFIHDISVSHGAGNVCSCGQGVDLCFDHHKRAPYENLFTDIDVGAGTRPWMCGGGADLGKHSGARETFWNLRAKKALVYPPSVFGPPSMNLVGVQSDQPSVTDKAGKWHENIQPAQLQPKNLYEAQLARRRGTLNP